One genomic segment of Caldimonas brevitalea includes these proteins:
- a CDS encoding ABC transporter ATP-binding protein yields the protein MLRLELRDISKQYPSVKANDGVHLKVAPGEIHAVLGENGAGKSTLMKIIYGAVRPDAGEMLWNGQPVQIRSPHEARSLGISMVFQHFSLFDTLSAAENVWLGLDKRSSLADVSERIRSVSGQYGLDVDPERPVHTLSVGERQRVEIVRALLTQPQLLILDEPTSVLTPQAVDKLFVTLRQLAAGGCSILYISHKLDEIRSLCHHCTVLRGGRVTGEVDPTQETNASLSRLMIGAEPPQLVHREARTGAVALSVQRLSLPRSHPFGTDLQDLSLELRSGEILGVAGVSGNGQQELLAALSGEDLRSPAGSVLLFGRDIARATPARRRQQGLHFVPEERLGRGAVPVMSLAQNTLLTRTEAVRGAAGWVRVGAVKAMAQHLITRFNVKAGGPDAAAKSLSGGNLQKFLVGREIDAQPRVLIVAQPTWGVDVGAAAQIRSELLQLRDAGCALLVVSEELEELLDISDRLVVIAQGRLSPALPTAQTSVEQIGAWMSGLWPQDAATPASAAPSAHKVAHAQA from the coding sequence ATGCTCAGACTCGAACTCCGCGACATCAGCAAGCAGTACCCGTCGGTAAAAGCCAACGACGGCGTTCACCTGAAGGTGGCGCCGGGCGAGATCCATGCCGTGCTGGGCGAAAACGGCGCCGGCAAGTCGACGCTGATGAAGATCATCTACGGCGCGGTGCGCCCCGACGCCGGCGAGATGCTGTGGAACGGCCAGCCGGTGCAGATCCGCAGCCCGCACGAGGCGCGCAGCCTGGGCATCAGCATGGTGTTCCAGCATTTCTCGCTGTTCGACACGCTGAGCGCGGCCGAGAACGTCTGGCTGGGGCTCGACAAGCGCAGCTCGCTGGCCGACGTGAGCGAGCGCATCCGCAGCGTGTCGGGCCAGTACGGGCTCGATGTCGACCCCGAGCGCCCGGTTCACACCTTGAGCGTCGGCGAGCGCCAGCGGGTCGAGATCGTGCGGGCGCTGCTGACGCAGCCGCAGCTGCTGATCCTCGACGAGCCCACCTCAGTGCTGACGCCGCAGGCGGTCGACAAGCTGTTCGTCACGCTGCGGCAGCTGGCGGCCGGCGGTTGCTCCATCCTCTACATCAGCCACAAGCTCGACGAGATCCGCTCGCTGTGCCACCACTGCACGGTGCTGCGCGGCGGTCGGGTCACCGGCGAGGTCGACCCGACCCAAGAGACCAACGCCAGCCTGTCGCGCCTGATGATCGGCGCCGAGCCGCCGCAACTGGTGCACCGCGAGGCCAGAACCGGCGCTGTCGCGCTGTCGGTGCAGCGCTTGTCGCTGCCGCGTTCGCATCCGTTCGGCACCGACCTGCAAGACCTGAGCCTCGAGTTGCGCAGCGGCGAAATCCTCGGCGTGGCCGGCGTGTCGGGCAACGGCCAGCAGGAGCTGCTGGCGGCCCTGTCCGGCGAAGACCTGCGTTCGCCGGCCGGCAGCGTGCTGCTGTTCGGGCGCGACATCGCGCGCGCCACGCCGGCACGCCGCCGCCAGCAGGGTTTGCACTTCGTGCCCGAAGAGCGGCTGGGCCGCGGGGCGGTGCCGGTCATGTCGCTGGCGCAAAACACCTTGCTGACCCGCACCGAAGCCGTGCGGGGCGCCGCCGGCTGGGTCCGCGTCGGCGCGGTGAAGGCGATGGCCCAGCACCTGATCACGCGCTTCAACGTCAAGGCCGGCGGGCCGGACGCGGCGGCCAAAAGCCTGTCGGGCGGCAATCTGCAGAAGTTTCTGGTCGGGCGCGAGATCGACGCCCAGCCGCGCGTGCTGATCGTGGCCCAGCCCACCTGGGGCGTGGACGTCGGCGCGGCGGCGCAGATCCGCAGCGAACTGCTGCAGCTGCGCGATGCCGGCTGCGCCTTGCTGGTCGTCAGCGAAGAACTCGAAGAACTGCTGGACATCAGCGACCGGCTGGTCGTGATCGCCCAGGGGCGTTTGTCGCCTGCACTGCCGACCGCGCAGACCAGCGTCGAACAGATCGGCGCCTGGATGAGCGGCCTGTGGCCGCAGGATGCCGCCACCCCAGCGTCCGCTGCGCCGTCCGCTCACAAGGTCGCCCATGCTCAAGCTTGA
- a CDS encoding ABC transporter permease — protein sequence MLKLEARPQASRAMSIASPLLALALTVGVGVLLFSLLGKDPVRALQMFFWEPLKSPYALSELAVKATPLILIALGLALCFRSNVWNIGAEGQFIVGAVFAAGVAMQATPDTGRWIVVAILIAGVVGGMVWAAVVALLRDRFNANEILVSLMLVYVADMLLGYLVYGPWKDPQGYNFPQTITFLDVTKVPRLFTGLRVNVGLLVALAMVGLCWVFLFRTYAGFQLQVGGLAPQAARYAGFSSRRSLWLALLASGGLAGLAGGLEAAGPLGQLTPYVPVGYGFAAIIVAFVGRLHPVGIVFSAVLMSMFYIGGELAQSRLGLPKSITGVFQGLLLFSLLACDTLIHHRVRWQPKAVSRRAATSPTSEQKAA from the coding sequence ATGCTCAAGCTTGAAGCCCGGCCCCAGGCCTCCCGGGCGATGTCGATCGCGTCGCCGCTGCTGGCGCTGGCCCTGACCGTGGGGGTCGGTGTGCTGCTGTTCAGCCTGCTCGGCAAAGACCCAGTGCGCGCACTGCAGATGTTTTTCTGGGAGCCGCTGAAGAGCCCCTATGCCCTCAGCGAGCTGGCGGTGAAGGCCACGCCCCTGATCCTGATCGCGCTGGGCCTGGCGCTGTGCTTCCGCTCCAATGTCTGGAACATCGGGGCCGAAGGCCAGTTCATCGTCGGCGCGGTGTTCGCCGCCGGCGTCGCGATGCAGGCGACGCCCGACACCGGCCGCTGGATCGTCGTCGCCATCCTGATCGCCGGTGTGGTCGGCGGCATGGTGTGGGCCGCCGTGGTGGCGCTGCTGCGCGACCGTTTCAACGCCAACGAGATCCTGGTCAGCCTGATGCTGGTCTACGTTGCCGACATGCTGCTCGGCTATCTGGTGTACGGCCCGTGGAAAGACCCGCAGGGCTACAACTTCCCGCAGACCATCACCTTCCTGGACGTCACCAAGGTGCCACGCTTGTTCACCGGGCTGCGTGTCAACGTCGGCCTGCTGGTGGCGCTGGCGATGGTCGGGCTGTGCTGGGTGTTCTTGTTCCGCACCTATGCCGGCTTTCAGCTGCAGGTGGGCGGGCTGGCGCCGCAGGCAGCGCGTTATGCCGGGTTTTCGTCGCGCCGCTCGCTGTGGCTGGCGCTGCTGGCCTCCGGCGGCCTGGCCGGGCTGGCCGGCGGGCTGGAGGCGGCCGGGCCGCTCGGGCAGCTCACGCCGTATGTGCCGGTGGGCTACGGCTTTGCCGCCATCATCGTCGCCTTCGTCGGGCGACTGCATCCGGTCGGCATCGTGTTCTCGGCCGTCTTGATGAGCATGTTTTATATCGGCGGTGAACTGGCGCAATCGCGCCTGGGGCTGCCCAAGTCCATCACCGGCGTGTTCCAGGGCTTGTTGCTGTTTTCGCTGCTGGCGTGCGACACCTTGATCCACCACCGCGTGCGCTGGCAGCCCAAGGCCGTGAGCCGCCGTGCCGCCACCTCTCCCACCTCCGAACAGAAAGCCGCTTGA
- a CDS encoding ABC transporter permease: MDSAAIALLIAATLNAGTVLAIAALGLLINERAGIVNLGAEGLMLVAAVAGFATAVHSGSDLLAFAAGAAAGAVLAAAFGVLVIWLNTNQYASGLALSLFGAGLSAFVGVRYTQEKLGPRAHYEIPGLADLPFIGPALFKHHPMVYVALALTVALSWFLYRSRAGLVLRAVGESPESAHALGYPVRRLRLLAVVAGGALCGLAGAYLSVIYTPLWVEGLVAGKGWIALALTTFATWRPARVLLGAYLFGGVTMLQFHLQGQGVQIPSQLLTALPYLATVVVLVLISRNPTWIRINMPASLGKPFHPGS; encoded by the coding sequence ATGGACAGCGCTGCCATCGCCCTCCTGATCGCCGCCACGCTCAACGCCGGCACCGTGCTCGCGATCGCCGCCCTGGGCCTGTTGATCAACGAGCGGGCCGGCATCGTCAACCTGGGCGCCGAAGGCCTGATGCTGGTGGCCGCGGTCGCCGGCTTCGCGACCGCGGTGCACAGCGGCAGCGATCTGCTGGCCTTTGCCGCCGGGGCCGCCGCGGGCGCCGTGCTGGCCGCCGCCTTCGGTGTGCTGGTGATCTGGCTCAACACCAATCAATACGCCTCGGGCCTGGCGCTGAGCCTGTTCGGCGCCGGGTTGTCGGCCTTCGTCGGCGTGCGCTACACGCAGGAGAAGCTGGGCCCGCGGGCGCACTACGAGATCCCCGGCCTGGCCGACCTTCCCTTCATCGGGCCGGCCTTGTTCAAGCACCATCCGATGGTGTACGTCGCGCTGGCGTTGACGGTGGCCTTGAGCTGGTTTTTGTACCGCTCACGCGCCGGCCTGGTGTTGCGGGCGGTCGGCGAGTCGCCCGAGTCGGCGCATGCCCTGGGCTACCCGGTGCGCCGGCTGCGGCTGCTGGCGGTGGTCGCCGGCGGCGCCTTGTGCGGGCTGGCCGGTGCCTACCTCTCGGTGATCTACACGCCGTTGTGGGTCGAGGGTTTGGTGGCCGGCAAGGGCTGGATCGCGCTGGCCCTGACCACCTTCGCCACCTGGCGTCCGGCACGGGTGTTGCTTGGGGCCTATCTGTTCGGCGGCGTCACGATGCTGCAGTTCCATCTGCAAGGGCAGGGGGTGCAAATTCCCAGCCAGTTGCTGACGGCCTTGCCGTATCTGGCCACCGTGGTCGTGCTGGTGCTGATCTCGCGCAATCCGACCTGGATCCGCATCAACATGCCGGCGTCGCTGGGCAAGCCGTTTCATCCTGGCAGTTGA
- a CDS encoding BMP family ABC transporter substrate-binding protein: MTDQKKRSLLKLASFASLVATAALVGCGKKEEPAATTPTAEPASGPAAAAEPLKIAFAYVGPVGDAGWTFAHDRARKELEAEFGNKIATSYVENVPEAADAERVIRDMVGQGNKLVFGTTFGYMEPMLKVAADHKDVKFEHATGYKTADNLRTYDARTYEGAYMAGVIAGKVTKTNTLGVVASIPIPEVIRNINSFTLGAQSVNPQIKTRVVWVNKWFDPPKEGEAAQSLINQGADVLMQNTDSSAVLQTAEKAGKFGFGWDSDMSSFGPNAHLGSAIINWGPYYKKVVNEVLNNSWQTQATWWGVKEGAIDLVSVSDKVPADAREAVEKVKAGLKDGSFSIWKGPIADQSGKEVLAQGAVADDKFLHGINWYVKGVEGKLPSAK, encoded by the coding sequence ATGACCGATCAGAAGAAACGTTCTCTGCTGAAGCTCGCCAGCTTCGCGTCGCTCGTCGCCACCGCCGCGCTGGTCGGCTGCGGCAAGAAGGAGGAGCCGGCGGCCACCACGCCGACCGCCGAACCGGCCTCGGGCCCGGCCGCCGCGGCCGAGCCGCTGAAGATCGCTTTCGCCTATGTGGGCCCGGTGGGCGACGCGGGCTGGACCTTCGCGCACGACCGCGCGCGCAAGGAACTCGAAGCCGAGTTCGGCAACAAGATCGCGACCAGCTATGTCGAGAACGTCCCGGAAGCCGCCGATGCCGAGCGCGTGATCCGCGACATGGTCGGGCAGGGCAACAAGCTGGTGTTCGGCACCACCTTCGGCTACATGGAGCCGATGCTCAAGGTGGCGGCCGACCACAAGGACGTGAAGTTCGAGCACGCCACCGGCTACAAGACCGCCGACAACCTGCGCACCTACGATGCGCGCACCTATGAAGGCGCCTACATGGCGGGTGTCATCGCCGGCAAGGTCACCAAGACCAACACGCTCGGCGTGGTGGCGTCCATTCCCATCCCCGAGGTGATCCGCAACATCAACTCGTTCACGCTGGGCGCGCAGTCGGTCAACCCGCAGATCAAGACCCGCGTGGTGTGGGTCAACAAGTGGTTCGACCCGCCCAAGGAAGGCGAGGCCGCGCAGTCGCTGATCAACCAGGGCGCCGACGTGCTGATGCAGAACACCGACTCGTCCGCGGTGCTGCAGACCGCCGAGAAGGCCGGCAAGTTCGGCTTCGGCTGGGATTCCGACATGAGCTCGTTCGGCCCCAACGCCCACCTGGGCTCGGCCATCATCAACTGGGGCCCCTATTACAAGAAGGTGGTCAACGAAGTCCTCAACAACAGCTGGCAGACGCAGGCCACCTGGTGGGGCGTCAAGGAAGGCGCGATCGACCTGGTGTCGGTCTCCGACAAGGTGCCGGCCGACGCCCGGGAAGCGGTCGAGAAGGTCAAGGCCGGCCTGAAGGACGGCAGCTTCTCGATCTGGAAGGGTCCGATCGCCGACCAGTCCGGCAAGGAAGTGCTGGCGCAGGGCGCCGTGGCCGACGACAAATTCCTGCACGGCATCAACTGGTACGTGAAGGGCGTCGAAGGCAAGCTGCCGTCGGCGAAGTAA
- a CDS encoding adenosine deaminase, translated as MKKTFPHIPRERLPALLAAMPKAELHIHIEGSLEPELIFELAKRNGVALAYPSVEALRAAYAFTDLQSFLDIYYAGASVLLTEDDFHDMAWAYLRRAAAENVLHTEIFFDPQTHTARGVPMEAVIHGLKRAADRAGAELGVSAQLILCFLRHLSEDDALQTLEQALPLREHFIGAGLDSSERGHPPEKFARVFARCRELGLRLVAHAGEEGPPEYIWNALDVLKVERIDHGVRCLGDPALVQRLAREHIPLTVCPLSNVKLCVFDQLGAHNLGELLSAGLAATVNSDDPAYFGGYLNQNYLETFAALPLDAGHAYTLARNSFEASFADQADKARWIERLDATFEQFR; from the coding sequence ATGAAGAAGACCTTTCCCCACATCCCCCGCGAACGCCTGCCGGCCTTGCTGGCCGCGATGCCCAAGGCCGAGCTGCACATCCACATCGAAGGCTCGCTCGAGCCCGAGCTGATCTTCGAGCTGGCGAAGCGCAATGGTGTGGCGCTCGCCTACCCGAGCGTCGAGGCGCTGCGCGCCGCCTACGCCTTCACCGACCTGCAGAGTTTTCTCGACATCTATTACGCCGGCGCCAGCGTGCTGCTGACCGAGGACGACTTCCACGACATGGCGTGGGCCTATCTGCGGCGGGCGGCGGCCGAGAATGTGCTGCATACCGAGATCTTCTTCGACCCCCAGACCCACACCGCGCGTGGCGTGCCGATGGAGGCCGTCATCCACGGCTTGAAACGCGCGGCCGACCGGGCCGGCGCCGAGCTGGGAGTAAGTGCGCAGTTGATCCTGTGCTTCCTGCGCCACCTGAGCGAGGACGACGCGCTGCAGACGCTGGAGCAGGCCTTGCCCTTGCGCGAGCACTTCATCGGCGCCGGGCTCGATTCGAGCGAGCGCGGCCATCCGCCGGAGAAGTTCGCGCGCGTGTTTGCGCGTTGCCGCGAACTGGGGCTGCGGCTGGTGGCGCATGCCGGTGAAGAGGGCCCGCCCGAATACATCTGGAACGCGCTCGACGTGCTCAAGGTCGAGCGCATCGACCACGGCGTGCGCTGCCTGGGAGACCCGGCGCTGGTGCAGCGCCTGGCGCGGGAGCACATCCCGCTGACGGTGTGCCCGCTGTCGAATGTGAAGCTGTGCGTGTTCGACCAGCTGGGTGCGCACAATCTGGGAGAATTGCTGTCCGCCGGACTGGCCGCCACCGTCAATTCCGACGACCCGGCCTATTTCGGCGGCTACCTCAACCAGAACTACCTCGAGACCTTCGCGGCCTTGCCGCTCGACGCGGGCCACGCCTACACGCTGGCCCGCAACAGTTTCGAGGCGAGCTTCGCCGACCAGGCCGACAAGGCGCGCTGGATCGAGCGGCTCGACGCCACCTTCGAGCAATTCCGGTAG
- a CDS encoding BMP family ABC transporter substrate-binding protein gives MFKNLRHAVKGLCLAAALSVGLIPVAPAAPAASAQGNAKPPLKVGFVFVSPVGEAGWSYQHNHGRLEMEQRLAGRVATTMVENVAEGPESERVIRDLAQQGHGLIFTTSFGYMDPTLKVAAEFPRVTFEHMGGYKWAPNVATYNARFYEGRYLAGIVAGRMSKRGTAGYVAGFPVPEVVQGINAFTLGMRSVNPKARVRVVWLNNWFDPARERDAALTLIRQGADVITHHSASPAAVQAAEEQGVMSIPYHSDMRQHAPRGQLTAVTHHWGDFYTRIAQDVLDGRWAARPAWGGLKDGMVRLAPFSRRVPADTVKLVQARAAAISSGAFHPFSGRIVDNQGRQRQAAGVLDEAGIATMDYYVEGVVGSFPRQP, from the coding sequence ATGTTCAAAAACCTCAGGCACGCCGTGAAGGGGCTGTGCCTTGCGGCCGCGCTGAGCGTCGGCCTCATCCCTGTGGCGCCTGCGGCGCCTGCGGCGTCGGCCCAGGGCAACGCCAAGCCGCCGCTCAAGGTCGGCTTCGTGTTCGTGAGCCCGGTCGGCGAGGCCGGCTGGAGTTACCAGCACAACCATGGCCGGCTGGAGATGGAGCAGCGTCTCGCCGGCCGGGTGGCCACCACGATGGTCGAGAACGTCGCCGAAGGCCCCGAGTCCGAGCGTGTGATCCGCGACCTGGCGCAGCAGGGCCACGGGCTGATCTTCACCACCAGCTTCGGCTACATGGACCCGACACTGAAGGTGGCGGCCGAGTTCCCGCGCGTGACCTTCGAGCACATGGGCGGCTACAAATGGGCCCCCAACGTCGCCACCTACAACGCGCGCTTCTACGAGGGCCGCTACCTGGCCGGCATCGTTGCCGGCCGCATGAGCAAGCGGGGCACGGCCGGCTATGTCGCCGGTTTCCCGGTGCCGGAGGTGGTGCAGGGGATCAACGCCTTCACGTTGGGCATGCGGTCGGTGAACCCCAAGGCCCGGGTGCGGGTGGTGTGGCTCAACAACTGGTTCGACCCCGCACGCGAGCGCGACGCGGCCTTGACGTTGATCCGCCAGGGGGCGGACGTGATCACGCACCACAGCGCGTCGCCGGCGGCGGTGCAGGCGGCCGAGGAGCAGGGCGTGATGAGCATTCCGTACCACAGCGACATGCGGCAGCACGCGCCCCGGGGGCAGCTGACGGCGGTCACCCACCATTGGGGCGACTTCTACACCCGCATCGCACAAGACGTCCTCGATGGCCGCTGGGCGGCCCGACCCGCCTGGGGCGGCCTGAAGGACGGCATGGTGCGACTGGCGCCCTTCAGCCGGCGGGTGCCGGCCGATACGGTCAAGCTGGTGCAGGCCCGTGCGGCAGCGATCTCGTCGGGCGCCTTCCACCCCTTCTCGGGCCGCATCGTCGACAACCAGGGCCGCCAGCGGCAGGCCGCGGGAGTGCTCGATGAAGCGGGCATCGCGACGATGGACTATTACGTCGAGGGTGTGGTGGGTTCCTTCCCCCGCCAGCCCTGA
- a CDS encoding dioxygenase: protein MSTAHTLPPLFVSHGSPMIALEPGATGAFFTRLGRTLDASFGCPRAILAVSAHTAARRPVLLAAPRHHTVHDFGGFSDALYRLRYDAPGAPALAAEVARCLTAAGVGVEVQDAGGLDHGIWTALMHLWPEPEVPVLPLSLVADAAPDAQFAIGAALAPLAETGVLVLGTGSITHNLRLLSWGAGEGGPERPESAAFRHWVYERGQARDWDALFDYRRQAPHAALMHPTDEHWLPFYVPAGAGGRAHAPVRLHDAVTLGALGMDAYAFGPHAARLHEALELG, encoded by the coding sequence ATGTCGACCGCCCACACCCTCCCCCCGTTGTTCGTCTCGCACGGCTCGCCGATGATCGCGCTCGAACCCGGCGCGACCGGCGCCTTCTTTACACGGCTCGGCCGCACGCTCGACGCCAGTTTCGGCTGCCCGCGCGCGATCCTCGCCGTGTCGGCCCACACCGCGGCACGCCGGCCGGTGTTGCTGGCAGCGCCCCGGCACCACACGGTGCACGACTTCGGCGGTTTCTCCGACGCGCTCTACCGGCTGCGCTACGACGCCCCCGGTGCCCCGGCGCTGGCGGCGGAGGTCGCACGCTGCCTGACCGCGGCCGGTGTCGGCGTGGAGGTGCAGGACGCCGGCGGCCTCGACCACGGCATCTGGACCGCGCTGATGCACCTGTGGCCCGAGCCCGAGGTGCCGGTCTTGCCGCTGTCTCTGGTGGCCGACGCCGCGCCCGACGCGCAGTTCGCGATCGGCGCGGCCCTGGCGCCGCTGGCCGAGACGGGCGTGCTGGTGCTCGGCACCGGCAGCATCACGCACAACCTGCGCCTGCTGTCGTGGGGTGCCGGAGAAGGCGGGCCCGAGCGGCCCGAATCGGCGGCGTTCCGGCACTGGGTGTACGAGCGGGGCCAGGCGCGCGACTGGGACGCCTTGTTCGACTACCGCCGGCAAGCGCCGCACGCGGCGCTGATGCACCCGACCGACGAGCACTGGCTGCCCTTTTATGTCCCGGCCGGTGCCGGCGGCCGAGCCCATGCGCCGGTGCGCCTGCACGACGCGGTGACCCTCGGCGCGCTGGGCATGGACGCCTATGCCTTCGGGCCGCATGCGGCCCGCCTGCACGAGGCGCTCGAACTCGGCTGA